One part of the Lycium ferocissimum isolate CSIRO_LF1 chromosome 8, AGI_CSIRO_Lferr_CH_V1, whole genome shotgun sequence genome encodes these proteins:
- the LOC132068708 gene encoding probable E3 ubiquitin-protein ligase XERICO, with translation MGLSPYTTPADAGVFCVILVNTAISISIVKGMVRSILHVIGINFASWEEYSIEGPSLDPFECRGTPSGSYMEEFRSRTPAVRYDSLCISNHPTAQECPVCLADFNHDAEINCLSCGHVFHKLCLEKWLKSWNVTCPLCRDYIMPQEGEEDTCPM, from the coding sequence ATGGGACTCTCACCATATACAACTCCAGCAGATGCAGGAGTGTTCTGTGTGATTCTGGTTAATACAGCCATATCCATCTCTATTGTGAAGGGGATGGTTCGATCTATTCTTCATGTGATTGGCATCAACTTTGCATCATGGGAAGAATATTCTATTGAAGGCCCGAGCTTGGACCCGTTTGAGTGTCGTGGGACCCCCTCGGGGTCATACATGGAGGAGTTCCGAAGCAGAACCCCTGCTGTTCGTTACGATTCATTGTGTATATCTAATCACCCTACTGCACAAGAATGCCCGGTATGCCTGGCAGATTTCAACCATGATGCAGAGATAAACTGTCTCTCATGCGGCCATGTTTTTCATAAGCTCTGTCTTGAGAAATGGCTCAAAAGTTGGAACGTCACCTGCCCTCTCTGCAGGGATTACATTATGCCTCAAGAAGGTGAGGAAGATACTTGTCCAATGTGA